The following proteins come from a genomic window of Falco rusticolus isolate bFalRus1 chromosome 9, bFalRus1.pri, whole genome shotgun sequence:
- the LOC119153371 gene encoding BRCA2 and CDKN1A-interacting protein isoform X2 translates to MATPAKRRARAQPQPQPQAPAPAGESGSEPESGESDSESGSEELGEEVNIEFEAHSISDNDCNGIKKLLQQLFLKAPVNTAELTDILIQQNHIGSVIKQAEVQEDSSDDDEDDDEVFGFISCLNLTERKGTQSAEQIKELILSRCEKSCEQHVVEQLNKLLNDSTKPVGLILSERFINVPPQIALPMHQQLQKELTEAERTNKPCGKCHYYLLVSKTFTEATKSNSKRKEGRNRQKEELMFANAEEEFFYEQCSCRL, encoded by the exons ATGGCCACGCCGGCCAagcggcgggcccgggcccagccacagccccagccccaggccccggcccccgccgggGAGAGCGGCTCGGAGCCGGAGTCGGGCGAGTCGGACTCGGAGTCGGGCTCGGAGGAGCTCGGTGAG GAAGTGAATATTGAATTTGAAGCACATTCCATATCAGACAATGACTGTAACGGGATAAAGAAATTACTACAACAG TTGTTTCTAAAAGCTCCTGTTAACACTGCTGAATTAACTGATATATTAATACAACAGAATCATATTGGAAGTGTTATCAAG CAAGCAGAAGTCCAAGAAGACAGTAGTGATGATGACGAAGATGATGATGAAGTCTTTGGTTTTATAAGCTGCTTAAACttaacagaaagaaag GGTACACAGTCTGCTGAACAAATCAAAGAGCTGATTCTGAGTCGGTGTGAGAAGAGCTGCGAACAGCATGTAGTTGAACAACTGAATAAGCTTCTAAATGACAGTACTAAGCCTGTGGGTCTTATACTAAGTGAAAGATTCATTAATGTACCACCGCAGATTGCTCTGCCCATGCACCAGCAGCTTCA GAAAGAGTTGACAGAGGCAGAGAGAACAAACAAACCTTGTGGAAAGTGCCACTACTACCTCCTTGTCAGCAAGACCTTTACAGAAGCCACGAAGAGTAATTctaagaggaaggaaggaagaaatcgGCAAAAGGAGGAATTAATGTTTGCAAATGCAGAGGAAGAATTCTTTTATGAG CAGTGCAGTTGTCGTCTTTAA